A single region of the Kwoniella botswanensis chromosome 1, complete sequence genome encodes:
- a CDS encoding tRNA (5-methylaminomethyl-2-thiouridylate)-methyltransferase, protein MALVGVRTILPGLGPSAGPSRIAARYVPRKSIRTPVYGYASRRSIATTVSQRDVDRLIPSLEDLGLQAGDDVTVAVSGGVDSATTLRMLCELPLNLDVIFMRNWDPLLSESPSSRADDPSYSLSYQSSNTKSGCQWEKDWNDVISLTRSIGISQDKVRLVDLSKEYWSRVFEPSINVWEGGGTPNPDVDCNREIKFGALMEHLPKRSRHFLATGHYGHVDHTSEQSRLMRAKDHTKDQTYYLSQMTESQLNRAILPLGKLTKSTVRQLANYWNLPNANKEESMGVCFIGERGKFGDFISQYTSPPTTQGHIVSLSGEVLGEHKGLWYYTIGQRAKIANQLKPLFVAKKGVGKDNNDILVVPGKDHPMLKCTSLTTDKFHWIHGSCPTEMIGNDVERKINVQDRYRISPVFAKIKETNDGTGGVIIDLPEPLLGVSPGQVAAIWYGDWCLGSGVIRDTQCLGEESVFK, encoded by the exons ATGGCTCTTGTGGGCGTAAGAACCATTCTACCAGGCTTGGGCCCTTCTGCAGGCCCATCGAGAATTGCAGCTCGATATGTACCTCGCAAAAGTATTAGAACTCCTGTATATGGATATGCGAGCAGAAGAAGTATAGCTACTACTGTCTCGCAGAGAGATGTTGATAGGTTGATACCAAGTCTGGAGGATCTCGGGCTGCAAgcaggtgatgatg TCACAGTAGCAGTCTCAGGCGGTGTCGATTCAGCTACGACACTGAGGATGTTATGTGAACTG CCCCTCAACCTCGATGTGATATTCATGCGCAATTGGGATCCTCTCCTATCAGAATCCCCTTCCAGTAGGGCCGATGATCCATCTTACTCCTTATCTTATCAATCGAGCAATACAAAATCAGGTTGTCAATGGGAAAAAGACTGGAACGATGTGATATCTTTGACACGATCGATCGGAATATCGCAGGATAAAGTGAGATTAGTGGATCTAAGTAAAGAATATTGGAGTAGGGTGTTTGAGCCATCTATTAATGTCTGGGAAGGAGGTGGCACACCGAATCCCGACGTGGATTGTAATAG AGAAATCAAATTCGGTGCTTTGATGGAACATCTTCCAAAGCGTTCGCGACATTTCTTAGCCACAGGTCATTATGGTCATGTCGATCATACATCCGAACAATCCAGACTGATGAGAGCAAAAGATCATACGAAAGATCAAACCTATTATCTATCACAGATGACCGAATCGCAACTGAACAGA GCAATCTTACCCCTTGGCAAATTAACTAAATCGACTGTTCGACAATTAGCCAATTACTGGAATCTACCCAATGCGAATAAAGAGGAATCTATGGGTGTGTGCTTCATAGGTGAAAGAGGGAAATTCGGGGATTTCATTT CCCAGTACACCTCACCACCAACTACTCAAGGTCACATCGTGTCATTGTCAGGTGAAGTTCTAGGTGAACACAAAGGATTATGGTACTACACCATCGGCCAACGAGCGAAAATTGCCAATCAACTTAAACCCTTGTTCGTTGCGAAGAAGGGAGTAGGTAAGGATAATAATGATATCCTCGTCGTTCCAGGAAA GGATCATCCTATGTTGAAATGTACGAGCTTGACGACCGATAAATTCCATTGGATCCATGGTTCATGTCCTACCGAAATGATAGGGAACGACgttgagaggaagatcaacGTTCAAGATCGATATAGGATAAGTCCTGTATTTGCAAAGATCAAGGAAACAAATGACGGCACTGGCGG CGTCATCATAGACTTACCTGAGCCTCTATTGGGAGTATCACCCGGTCAAGTTGCTGCGATCTGGTATGGCGACTGGTGTCTTGGTAGTGGGGTGATACGGGATACCCAATGTTTAGGAGAGGAAAGCGTGTTTAAATAA